The DNA window CAAATCGCGATGAACGATGCTCACCTTTCCTAAGTGAATTTACTGTGACAGTGGTATTGCACCATGCTCCAAATAGGGATTGATGTGCTTTCGCGGGAGTTCCGATCCGGCCATGTGTTGGGTAAGAAACTTGGCCCATTAGCACCGTCGCGAAAGATGATGTGTGAGTTCGTCCAGCATGGAGATGCCATGTGGAGCTGGGACCACATGACATCCATAATTGGATGGTATTTTCTCAACTTGGTGATCAAATAGCTAGTGGCACTGAATGAACATTATTACCCTCGTCACATAAAAAGCGACATGCTAACAATTTTGAGAGCAAATTGTCTGGGAAAATGGTTGAGGAAACGGGAGCTGCCTGCCTTGCGGCCTAATTTTGTCTGAAAGTTGACAGCAGCGTAAAAGATTTGTGACCTGCTGCCAAAACCAGCTCCCAAGCAAGTCTAATAAAATTTGTGTCTCGGATGTTGACCAGATATGGGCTCAGACACTTACTTTGATCGGATGCTTCTGGCGGTGCGCCTACTAAAATGTCACTGTCCTACTCCCTCTCTTCCCTTCGGGGTCAAGAACAAGCGTTGCGGCCAACATCGCGTTGGCCGCAGCAATTCAAATTAAATAATTCTGAAAATGTTCGAACTAACATGACAAGTTAAAACGCAGAAATATGTCATTCCATTATCTCTTCAACGGTTTTTTTGTTATCCACAGAAAAAAAATTTGAGTTATAGATGTTGAAGACTTGGCTTTCATTTTTGTTTACTGTACTCTTTATTACTCGCTAGACCTTATTCGAAGAATAGAGTGCAAAAGTTTCAGAAGAAGGACGTGAGTTTTTGGGATAAAAGCTATTGATAACTAGAAACGGGTCAGCCTCCTCCGAGATTTAAGAACAAAATCGCCGGATTTTATAAGAGAGGTGAGACGGGCGATTCTAGTCAATTGATAAAGATTGTATTGAGCTAATTTTCTACCATTAAATGAATTGTTGATCTTGATGCATTGCGGTGGCTGTCTCGACAGCGTCAACTGAGAGATCCGGCAAAATCAGTGGAGACAAGGGCGCTTTCAAGGTCAAGTTCGACTGCTAAACTCTCAAGAGAAGGATGCTATTTATGGAGTATAAACCGTGACTCTCTTGTGGTGATGACCATACTGCTTTAATTTTAGTCCACGTGACCAGAACAGTGACTCCATGTGTTGTCAACGTTTGAGGCTTCCCTCTTGAAGAATCCattcaaggaatatgcatggaAATAGCAAATATTCAGGATTTCTATTTCAGCCAAGAAACTTATTCATGGATAAGAAAACAATTTGGCAGCGGCTTTTGACTTTgtgaacttcagtttctgaaagGAAGAGGATAAGGTCTGTATTCTTGCATTGCACTCACACTAGCTCACTTCGGTCTATTATAATTCCCAATAAATAGGGTCAATTTAGTAGGAGTCTGTCTACTTGTGAGGTGTAGCCCTCTAGATCACTTTGCACATGGATTCTTGTTTGGATTTTTGATATGCATGAACAGCTACGTACAACTGACAAGAAATGCATGTTTATTTAATGTGAAGTAACACTGACGCTGTCGCATGCTGCTGCTGATTTTCCTAGCCCCGATGTAGGCTTGGTGATTTGAAATCCAGTGCACACTTCATGCCACTCTTATGGAACTTTAAATAAGAAAATATTGCAAATTTTGACACTTTTAAAATTAAAATTTATGCTACCAAAAATCTATCCACTTAAGGGggtttttctctctctctctgcgtAGGCAAGATTGGGCTGTCAATCCTAAGGTATCTTTGTGGAAGCCTGAATACAAAGTATGCATGTGCGACCATCCTACGGGATCTTTTTCGAATTTTCACTATGATATTCTGAAATTAATCTGAACTCAGACTTGCGAGCCTGAATACAAGTATGCTCGCGGACCATCCTATTGTAAGAATACGGGCACCGCCTGTTGCTTGTGACGGTACTATCCAATACGTAGTGTGCGTGAAGTGCAAGATCCAACAGGTACCAGGATATAGTCTTAGTAGTGCTAAGACTAAAAGATGAGAACGTGTAGGGCCAACCTTTCGCTGTAGGAGTGCATGCATGTTCCAACAATCATTTCAATGATCCTTCTCTTTCTATCGTACTTGCAAAAGCCATGTGGGCATGCACGAGCAGATGCACGTAATGATTCGTACTGGTAAAGTTGACGCCAGAAAGCTATCTATCTAGCAATAGTGCCATTAGGGCCGCACCATCAGAATAGTTACCTTCAATTCAAGTCTTGCTAAGTGTGCTCTAAAGGAGAAGTTTAGCTTCATGTGGTTGCAAGTTGGAAAGTCGTCTCCGATCCCCATATTCACGGCTGAGTTTATATATATAGACCTCATTTGGTTTGCCTTTTTTTCTTTTAACCAAAGCTAGAAAAAGCCGTCACATATATAGTTTGGACTTCACAAGTCACAACATGTTGTAGGCAGCGTATAGACAGAAAAGTGAAAATTATGATGGTTTGCTGATGATCTCTACAATAAGGGGTTCCTCGCGCAAAATTCTGTAGAATATGAAACTGTAGAAGAATatctttcaaaaaaagaaaCTATAGAAGAATCCGGTGACGTTATCGATTTGGGTGTCAATGTCCTCTTAGTGAGAACCGCCAAGGGAAAACTGCTCGACTAGTAGCAACTGCTGGATTAAGCAAATATTGGACAATTGCCTTGAACATCTCTTCCCGTGGATCCAAAAGTAAAGAGCAGAAAATAAACTTAGACTTGCTTGCATTGCTTTGTAAGTGGTTTCATGTGCCATGCGCATCAGGTCCCTCATCGAAAAATCATGTGAAAGCAATGAGCGAATTCCTTCCGTTGCCATGCGTCTCATTTTTCACCCAAGGAATTTTAATTTGGTCCTAGTTTAAATCATGCCATACTAATTTGGAGTCTCATGGCCAAAATCGATCGGGCATCTGTGCAGAAGGACCATTAAACAGTAGGCATATCCAACCAGTTTTTCTGAGTTACAGATAACGTTCATATATAAGATGCAAAGATGCCTAGGTGTTTAGCTCGTATATTGCCAACCCAACGATTACTAGGTTGTTAGGAGTTTGGTTTGTGTCAATGGTGAAAAGCATTGGAAAAGCAGAGACCTATCTTGCCTTCGGTTACTCTTGGCCACCCAAGTTAAAAAGGCATTCCATGTGGCACTGTGATAGGTCCTATGGGGTACTATACTGGATACCTACCATGTGCCAATTTGCCTAACCTAGAGAGAATAGCTTAATACAAAAATTCTAACTTGCTAACTCTACGACCTAGGGCCGCCTCTGGCCTATGAGTTCCATGTGGCGTCCTTTTGTTCTGTACTCGAGGTTGAGGAGGTTCCAAAATCTCAACTCTCAGCGACTAGACAAACATAGTGTCATGTCCTGGTCTAATGTCTTGGTAAAATGAAAGAGAAATTCAAGTACAAGAATAAGAACAAACGTATATATTCTAGCATTTTTTGTCTGTGTCATTCCATGTCAGAGGAATGTCCTAGCTCAGTAACGATTAGCCTTTTGTTAGGAGTTGGTCTTCGGCACCTGTTTACTGCCTTGAACGAAGActttatttcttttttcatTGCAGGTTGATGTGGTCAGCCCTCGGAAAGAAGCCTGCGTTAGAGCTAGGGGCTGAAGACGAATATAGGAGCGAAGACTCTCGAGGCGAAGCTCGAGGACGAAGACTCTCGGTGGGTCCTGAAGCAAAGCTCGATAGCGAACATCCCCACTCGGGCAGCGTTGTGTCGCGGTGAACTCCAATCCATGGAGGCATTGAATCCATACTGAGCCTCAGTCTTCATTGGCAAAGGCCAAGAGCGGAGGTTTCAACAAAGGTGACGGTCAAGATGTCCAAGCCAAAGATTTCCCATTTCGATAATGTGGCGAAGAGACTATGAAAAGCCTATAACCAGGTGAAGGGTTTGAACTTATTATTGACATCTAAAACAATGTGAATACAAAGGTGCAATGCCAGATGTATATTCTGGAAATGTAGTAGTTTTGCCGGGGTGATTTCATAATAGTATGTTACGTCGGCTTTGCCTAAGGCGGCGTTGTAATTGAAAATACAGGTTTCCCTACGCACTGATTAATCTCAAGCAAAGGTCATATTCCTCTATCATTTATTGTTTCATTATTTGATCTATATTCGTAGTTTTACCTTTTGCTCTTAGTCTTAGAGTTCTTCTTGGGCTTTGTATCCTGTTAGAGATGGTGGGGATAGGAACTCAAGGACTTCTGTTCAAAAGAGCGTACGCGAAGAAGAATAAAGATGAATGGTTGTGTGAATGCAAAAATGGCCTAGAGGAGTTAGGGTATTTAGGGTCCAAGATTCAAAGAGATGCCTTGAATGGTCCAAAAGATGGAATTGGATCTACCATACCACAAGTGCTTGGTCCTTCACCAGAATAATTGTTAGTCTAATACTAGGTAACCATCAAATGCTACGTATTTAGGGCATGCGGAGGCAGCTGCCCGATGAAAGCTAGCAAAATAATAGGATTATAAATCTAACACTTTTCAGTACTATCAGCAACATTTGAAACGCTTCTACATATATAGAAAATAACATACTCCCTCTCTCCAGGTGTATATATAGAATTGCATTCTTTTCGGGATGACGGGTGTGTGTGGTAGCAGGTAGCCACTGATTAAAATCAGCTGCAGACTTCATTAACTTACGTGTTGGTGATCATGCAGCTAGTAGTCATGCGTTGCTCATTGCAACAGTAATGTCATTTTCAAAGTTAAGCAATTTCACTACCTACAACATTTTGTTTAAATAATTTCTtgaagtgagaccaataaatgAAACTGGACAATTTTccccccgggggggggggggggggggggacctaTAATTTTTATTAGTAAACCTCATTATACGTAACAAATGCAAAGGGACCAATCTAACCATGCTAGTCCAGCCCAAACTTAGACCTAGCCCAGCCCAGAACATAAGTTGGCCCAAGATCAAACCGAGATGGTATGTTTTGGATTGCGTGAGAGTAACGTGTCATCCAACAAGAAACTGTAACATCTTCTCAAAACAAAAAACGAAAAAAAACCCAACAAACAACTGAAAAAGATGCTACATGGAGAACACAAAATTGAAGTGTCTCAGTCAAGTTTAGGTGAAGGCTGGGATTGGACGATGAGGCGTTATTTTGAAGGAGTTTATGCTATGGGGCAACGCTCACGAGAGAGGCAGGTTGTGCCTGGTGATCTTAGATGCAAATCTCGGAGCCCACTTACTGCCGGTAGTATACCACTACCAGAATCAGGAGATTTTTCGTGAGGGCCAAAAACAGTTACGAAAATAGTAAAAAGATATCACTTTTATTTTTCACAACCGTGGTGATTCGTGGTGGCGTCCTCCATGAGATATATTATGCAACCAGGTCTACAATATATTGTGTTATCAATGCAAGTCAAAGCCTATGTACACTTAATAAACTAAGTAAAATGCATCCACCATACATGGAGTCGTCCAACAAGTTGTAAACATAGCAATACAGTGCATCAAGTTGTAGAATACGGTGGCCTACATGGTCCAAGATGGTGCACTCACGAAATCTTGTGTGCTAAGATGGAGTCATGGAAGGCTTAAGGGTACATGGAATGAGCAAAATGTCTCTACAACGATATACGCATTGTTGGCATACAATGGATCGTATTTGCACATTTCGAACAACTTAGTGTATGATGCGTGCAATGTTTGCAAGTTGTTGGATCAAAGTGAAATAATGATACAACTTTATGTGTAATGGGTGCACTTTACTCTAATAAATTTTCTCGGAGTTGTTAACTTGAATTATCCTGTCCTTGTCCTTAACTTGATCGTGTACCATTTCACATCCATGACTCATGTTATAATATCCACTCTGCATGTAACAATATCCACACTTCTAAAAAAACAATAGCCACTGAGCAGCCCAATTTGCATGAGTCCAACAGCAGGGCCCAAAAGACGCAGGCCATAGGCCAGAAAGTATGTGATGCCATATAGGGCCTACATGCACCTGTGTTGCGAGTGATATTGAGGTGAAAGTGTAATaccctaattttcaaaataaaaatttaaataaattttgttaAAATTCTCTTTGGATCCATAAGATTTTCATTCCGTCATTTTTGATTTTatagcatttaccgtgaattaatagcaatttactaaaccataaaaaaaatataaggaactatatgttttgtgcatttcatgccttattacattgttttattgtttgtcttccatttgaatttaaattttaaatttaaattcaaatgcatttaaatacaattctctttctctctctttttctaattgggccTGGCCCACTTccccttttttctttttcctccttgTGGCCCGGCCTAACCAGGCTTTCCTTTCCCCCGtatggcccagcccagcttcctttcttttctcctccGCGCGGCCCAGCTTCCCGCGCGGCCTctctcctttccttctcttccctgcGCGCGGCCCGGCTTCGCCCGGCCCACCGCACGCCAGCCCTTTCctccctttcccttctctcgCTGACGGGTGGGTCCTGCCTGTCGGGACCTTCCCCCTCCCCACTACCGGCTCGAGCTCGAGCCCGAGTCCGACCACGGTCCGGCGCCACCTCGCCCGCGCGGcgtctcgggcccgcacgccccgGCCACAGCAACCCTATTTAAGCGCCCCCCGTGCCCTAGCTTCTCCCCCAAGACGCAGCCGCCGACTTCGCCGAAACCCTAAGCACCCAagctcttccgccgccgccattgccgccatGCTTCGGCCGCTCGCCgcaccgccgctccccgccgtcgAGCCAACACTCCTGGAGCTTCGCGTTGCAGTGAGGATGCTCGCCAGCCGCTTCTTCCCCGCCTTCCTGTGCTCGTAGATTGCTTGCTAtcgtcccgagccgcccctcgtcgccggccgctgTCGCCGCCCCCGAGCCCCTAGATGCGTTCCTCGCCTTGCTCTCTTGCTCCCCGACGAAACCCGAGTCTAAACCACGCTCAGAAACGTGTTTACGCGTTACTCGGGTgaaccgccgccgctcgccgccgcgtccCCGCGCCGTCAGCTGCTCCCCGCCGTACgatcccgatccaacgggttagattagatctaacccgagtcaatagaCCAGATACCGGTCAATCCGAGGTAGTTTTGCGTTTTAGCCCCTAAGTttcatagaaatcaacccgtAGTCCACGGTAATTCAAAAGTAATCGCGAATAGATCCttattcttctgtttaggcttCTGActtttccaaaaatagaacccacATCCTAGACCCTTCTGTTTTACAatctagaccctagatctaaagTTTAATTAtattctagccctcggtttctttggtcCGAGctcttttagtttcaaatcttctacaaataagcccctagaatcatgttttaacCATAACTTCcctgttttaactccgttttcaacAATTCTCGCGCTCACGTGATCATTGcgacatatacagtagctttataatgttattttgctctgtttatattgtttggtgtactgtttcttatttattgtatttgtttgcttgtatgtacatgtgtgttacgatagacgggaCGCAGTTCGAGCGTCTGCAAGAGCCaagctttgaagatgttcccgagcagcagcagttctttgacgaaggcaagtggtccttgatcatacttctatcctaataactttataaacacacacatttactttatatgcatgcatgtgtctagaatatgatggatcccaagctaaggatatgcctaatttcttttaaactttcttgattaaacctgcGTTATTAcattatagctacgctagttgctttacttagactttggttggataacctgaaatcatgctacactggtttactcatatTCTGGAATACTTTCATGgagataattaagatcattgcattaattggaacatggagaaccacccaggaaaacagtgcaaccacaatactatatagttttggtcttggctaattaattagaaattttagtttatgataatcttaccgtaagggcaagaggggttgcatcgtcggggtatagctcggtcctcttaaGGGTGTGATATGGTTCTAGGTAAGGCGTCTGCCTTATTAGgaagagttatgaccgctttgacttgaaatcttagcggattgtcataagttagggaatctttgtaaaggcctcgttgTGAAtctctgccactcaccttggaagtgtttaagggtcttGCAAACTCGGACATCAAGGGAaatacgaattgtgggtaaagtgtacaacctctgcagagtgaaaactgatttatcagccgtgctcacggttaagagtggcttggacactcacatgataaatgagcttaaagatgatctaaatcgatattccttatttattcatttatttatttatgtggTGGATTATTTATCTCTAATAtttgtttaagggttggtatatacttacatttagttaatgctagcttaataaaacttgatcaactaaaaatgcttatcgcagttaAACCttatcagcttttccttgatcatagccttgcatatcatatagttTACTCctcttgctgagtaccaaccataagtgtactcaagcttgctttattaaaaccaatgctgctcagaacaagataattatccggagttccccgaagattttgaagaatagtaggcgtatgtctcccagtcatctgtcTGTGAAGTTGAAATCCGCTGCTAGATataaacatttatttattcacttaagattaagactgttggtcatataataaagtactatatacgatactctatttcgttattgcattgtttcggatatacacttatgacgtctatcatatatgtggaacttgatcgtgttgtacatatgagatgcattcggttaccttttcaaAACCGGATGTGACAGAAAGTCTTTAGTCTTTGGTCTTCTAGTTCTTACGTGGATTCATTATAGTCAGCTTATGTAATGATCTACGGGATCCATGTTTATCTGAGTTTAAGGTCAAGTTCATTTTCTAGTCTGACACGTGTGTTGCTTCCTTGTGAAGGGGCATTTATGTGGTGCAATTTCTGCATCAATGTTCGTGATTCAAAAACATTTTCTTATGAATTTAGTCAATTTGACGGGACAAACTGAAGTGCAGGACTGGATTTCCCAAACAGTAATGAGAAGGGATGCACATACATTTAATTAACAAAAGGCTCCCATGTAAAAATTCTTACTCTAGAAGAGAATCCGGTGAGAAGTCAGTATCATTTTTATGTAAGTTCATTATTTGCATGGTGCCAATATTTTAACAATCTAACAATTTCAGGCTTCCCAAGCAAATTCTATTATTGATTACAAAGATTGGCAAATTTCACTCGGACGTCGTTTTAGGTAAACCCCGCTAGACGATTTCTATTACAAATTTTTGTATATAATTTTACTCCTGTGGTGAACCGATTAGAGCTTTTAAACGGCGGGAGTCATAGACCACCGCTAGGCTTGGGCTCGAAGCATAGCACCTTCTTGATTAGAACAAATCTCAGCGGGTCTCCCCGTGGTTGAGTttttttttatattttcttaTGTCCTTATGCTTAACACCTCTAAAATATAGTTTTTGTCTTATTCTAGAATCAAGACAAGTCTCAGAGTGAGGATTTCATAAGGAATTTCAGGAGCACTAAATTTTATACCACGTCAGCAAATTTGCTGACATAGCAGAATCATTatagggagagaggagggaagttTTACGAGATGAGAGAGAAGTTTCATCTGCGTGACACTCATGCGGCTCGTTTACTGACATTTGCTTCATCCATCTAACACTCATGCGGCTCGATTACCAAGATATTTTTCGATACAACTTCTGATCTCTGTTCAAGATTTGAGGTAAAATGAATAATAAAAAACcaactactccctccgtcccagtATATAAGACGTAACTACTTCTGGTTCAAAGGTCAAGAAACGTATTTAATTCTCTCTATCAATACTAGTATTGCTTGCTTTTTATTATATAGAATTTTACGTCTTATATATTAGGACGGAGGGGAGTACTTTCTTTTTGGTACTAGTAAACCATAGAAGCGTAATATATTTTCTTCTCTGTCGTGACTTGAGATGTCTCCAATTCACAACAATAATTCAGGCAGTGACTCCAAGGACCTTTTCGCTTGTTTGTTTCCGCCTTTAGTGCTGTTGCTGCTCGGGAAATGTTGTATCCACTGGTACTGCTCTGGTTTCTTTCTCCATCACGGAACAGGATCTTTCTGGCATGTTCGTCTTGCGATTTGCAGTAGGAGTGCCGCTCACAGAGCAGCAACGCGTCTTTGCTGCTTGGAAGCTTCTGCAAGATTTGGCCACCAAACAGTTAGGACGTTCACAATAAAATTCATTGATTTCAACTCTCTCTGTTTAGTGTTTAGGCCTCCAACCATACGGCCTCTGCATATATTTGTGGTGCAAACACGCATGCTGTGCCGCAAAGGGAGGGCTAGTCTGGCCTGTGCATAATAATACCAGCAAGTGGTGTttatctgtcacacccgattatGAAAACAAAATTGAATGCATCTTATAGGTACACTAAGATCAACTTACACATACATGAATATATCAAAATATACGTGAATATAACAAAAGATAATGTTCAAAAGTAAACAAAATAGTAAATAACATTATTACACTCTGAATAAAATAGACATGAAGGTCTTAAGTGTTTCACTGAAATCCTAAACGAGATCCGTCATAAAGCTTCTTCCACAGGCGATTGACTGGTGAACGcacgcctagaactcctcgaAGTCGCTATAGTGTTCCACTTCCACGTTCTCTTCTGAACAACGGttaggcaagggtgagtactcttatggttggtacttaaCAAGTGGGGGAAAGATGCAAGGCCATCAAGGATAGGTTGAAGGGCTTACGGCGGTTAGCATtttttagttgatcatattttaTTAGCAAGCATCTATTTAACTAGatgtaagtttataccaaccccaAGATTAAGCATAAAGGAACAACAACATTATAACAAAACCAAGGAACCACAAATTATTTTATCTTTAAGTTtgattatcatgtgagggtccgctcgtaaccatgagcacggctgatatatcagttttacactctgcagaggttgtacactttcacCATAATTTGTATTCCCCAAAATCGtccgggtttgcaaggctcttaaacacttccattGGTGAGTGGCGAGGGGTTCACTATGAAgcctgtcggtacatacagacaggggtacctcctgctagggtgtccaggcccttggcgtctcGCAATTCGTGATCTCCCCTTTTTGCCTTCTGggggacgtggcatacggcccgggtctgacagctgggaccgtggtctccggaccctccccgtgctaTTCCGGAACCGGGGCCCCCACGTCCCCAGGAAGGCTGGAGAGATCTCGGGTAGCCCCCgaccagggaggtccggggccgccacgtgtgatggccggaccatcacaggccagaccGCTCCGACCAGCcccgggggcccggaccccctccccccgggaaggggtccggcgccgccgcgtgcCGTCCTGcggtgggagcggggctggccctgccatgTGCCTACGGCtagaggcccttcgcgggtctccagcccacctaccagcatttaatgcggtagctgggccgggcacgcccaagtcaaaaagagcggcctgccactgacacacggagCAGGTAgtctgacaccacggtaagcccgcctgtttccaaggcggcgtgtcgtatcaccgtgcacagtgcgcggactgtgtacagtcccgtcatgGCGCTgcgtgcgtgatgatggcctgtaataggcgagccaaggcgtgcgctgcaacagtgcgcACGCAACGGGTCAGCGTTGTTTCACCGCCTGGCTGAAGGttacatc is part of the Panicum hallii strain FIL2 chromosome 2, PHallii_v3.1, whole genome shotgun sequence genome and encodes:
- the LOC112880864 gene encoding tryptophan decarboxylase 2-like, coding for MLRPLAAPPLPAVEPTLLELRVAASQANSIIDYKDWQISLGRRFRIKTSLRDLSGMFVLRFAVGVPLTEQQRVFAAWKLLQDLATKQLGRSQ